From the Luteolibacter arcticus genome, one window contains:
- a CDS encoding pyridoxine 5'-phosphate synthase, with amino-acid sequence MLLGVNIDHVATLRQARYALLPDSPNAEPSPLQAALDAQDGGADSITIHVRADRRHMQDRDAYEIRKHCPLPVNLEMGVTAEMTKLALSLKPEFACLVPETREEVTTEGGLDVAGRLSEVKACVKILQDQGIRVSLFIDPDLHQIEAASQCGAEMIELHTGCFANAVDGELEREIGRLIVGAKSGRAAGIQVNAGHGINYSNIFRLFTVPYLAELNIGHTIVSRAMRVGFSEAVREMKELMAAYPEA; translated from the coding sequence ATGCTTCTCGGCGTTAATATCGACCACGTAGCCACCCTGCGGCAGGCGCGCTATGCCCTGCTGCCGGATTCGCCGAATGCCGAGCCGTCGCCCCTGCAGGCGGCGCTCGATGCGCAGGACGGCGGGGCCGACTCGATCACCATCCACGTCCGCGCCGATCGCCGGCACATGCAGGACCGCGATGCCTACGAGATCCGCAAGCACTGCCCGCTGCCCGTGAATCTGGAAATGGGCGTCACTGCCGAGATGACCAAGCTCGCCTTGTCCCTGAAGCCCGAGTTCGCCTGCCTCGTCCCCGAGACCCGCGAGGAGGTCACCACCGAGGGTGGCCTCGATGTCGCCGGCCGGCTTTCCGAGGTGAAGGCCTGCGTGAAGATCCTACAGGACCAAGGCATTCGGGTCTCGCTGTTCATCGACCCCGATCTCCATCAGATCGAAGCCGCCTCGCAGTGTGGCGCGGAGATGATCGAACTCCACACCGGCTGCTTCGCCAACGCCGTCGATGGCGAGTTGGAGCGTGAAATCGGCCGCCTGATCGTAGGTGCGAAGTCCGGTCGCGCCGCGGGCATCCAGGTGAACGCAGGGCACGGCATCAACTACTCTAACATTTTCCGTCTCTTTACCGTGCCTTACCTCGCTGAGTTGAACATCGGCCACACCATCGTCTCGCGGGCGATGCGGGTCGGCTTCAGCGAGGCCGTGCGCGAGATGAAGGAACTCATGGCCGCCTACCCGGAAGCATGA
- the acpS gene encoding holo-ACP synthase: MFGIGIDVVEVERIESSMAEFGERFATKIFTAGERAYCESQKRPAIHYAARFAAKEAVAKAFGTGIGRDLGWLDMEIVRKDSGEPELVLSGVGKAYAAGKGIAEVKISLTHAHHYAAANAVALGE, translated from the coding sequence CTGTTCGGCATTGGCATCGACGTGGTGGAGGTGGAGCGCATCGAGTCGTCGATGGCGGAATTCGGCGAGCGTTTCGCGACCAAGATCTTCACCGCGGGCGAGCGCGCCTATTGCGAGTCCCAAAAGCGCCCGGCCATCCACTACGCGGCTCGCTTTGCCGCGAAGGAAGCGGTGGCGAAGGCATTCGGCACCGGCATTGGCAGGGACCTTGGCTGGCTCGATATGGAAATCGTCCGCAAGGACAGCGGAGAGCCGGAGTTGGTATTGAGCGGGGTGGGGAAGGCGTATGCCGCGGGAAAAGGTATCGCCGAAGTGAAGATCAGCCTGACCCATGCCCACCACTACGCCGCGGCAAACGCGGTGGCGCTGGGGGAGTGA